The proteins below come from a single Corvus hawaiiensis isolate bCorHaw1 chromosome 20, bCorHaw1.pri.cur, whole genome shotgun sequence genomic window:
- the PIGW gene encoding phosphatidylinositol-glycan biosynthesis class W protein, producing MSQKQLKEAFISNLNGTSLLEISAGLSLAPLCLLCRGLLLILYYLHHGKPVSSRKYSLLLDFLVLVSPLLFSCTVLSPIIFFMPVILAAFCAGIFSKIYSQRKREARAPFGQIVKEFQKTYLDPEYIPAVTVFRVYVNVLTSISILAVDFPQYPRRYAKAETYGTGVMDLGVGAFIFGNALVCPEVRQKSYMTQPRFSNLARQMFSVWPLISLGVGRLLSVKSIEYHEHTSEYGVHWNFFFTLAFVRLAASVLLAIFPKHKAWLVALALAVLYQLLLSTTSLKVFILHGSDGRDSRLGFLDANREGLLSLLGYLAIYLASVQVGLWLLQRRASVRGWLEALRGLALAVLVLFVLLQLCQACTEPVSRRVANLPFCTWVLAHCLLLLSLFVLTDLTLVFTKLLVKGSSVPCCWKVVQPPDSSKKHGMGAVPVGREDKLSRLCLISAINKNQLLFFLLANVMTGAVNILIDTIHSKAAFTLCILHLYMFFNCLIMYVLHARNIVLKFW from the coding sequence atgtCCCAAAAACAGCTGAAAGAAGCCTTTATCAGCAACCTAAATGGAACGAGTTTGCTGGAAATTTCCGCAGGCTTGTCCCTGGCTCCgctgtgcctgctctgcagagggctCCTCCTGATCCTGTACTACCTGCACCACGGAAAACCTGTAAGCTCAAGGAAGTACAGCCTGCTGCTCGACTTCCTGGTGCTGGTGTCTCCTCTCCTGTTCTCCTGCACTGTCTTGTCTCCAATCATCTTTTTCATGCCAGTTATCCTTGCTGCCTTCTGCGCTggaatattttccaaaatataCAGCCAGAGAAAACGGGAGGCCAGAGCGCCCTTTGGGCAAATTGTAAAAGAATTCCAGAAGACATACTTGGATCCTGAGTACATTCCAGCAGTAACTGTGTTCCGTGTTTATGTCAACGTGCTGACATCCATCAGCATTTTGGCCGTGGATTTCCCGCAGTATCCCCGGCGATACGCCAAGGCCGAGACCTACGGCACCGGGGTTATGGATTTGGGCGTTGGAGCCTTTATCTTTGGAAATGCTCTCGTTTGCCCTGAGGTTCGACAGAAGTCTTACATGACACAACCCAGGTTTTCCAATCTGGCCAGGCAGATGTTTTCCGTGTGGCCGCTGATTTCCCTCGGTGTTGGGCGGCTGCTGAGTGTTAAATCCATCGAGTACCATGAGCACACCTCGGAGTACGGCGTGcactggaattttttctttaccttGGCATTTGTGAGACTTGCAGCATCTGTGCTTTTAGCCATATTTCCCAAACATAAGGCTTGGCTTGTGGCTCTAGCTCTGGCTGTACTTTATCAGCTCCTTCTCAGCACTACCTCCCTGAAGGTGTTCATCCTGCACGGGAGCGACGGCAGAGACTCCCGGCTCGGCTTCCTCGATGCCAACCGGGAAGGGCTGCTCTCCCTCCTTGGATACCTGGCCATCTACCTGGCGAGTGTGCAGgtggggctgtggctgctgcagcgcAGGGCCTCGGTGAGGGGCTGGCTGGAAGCCCTGAGGGGGCTGGCTCTGGCAGTTCTCGTGCTGTTCGTgcttctccagctgtgccaggcgtGCACGGAGCCCGTGTCCCGCCGTGTGGCCAACCTGCCCTTCTGCACCTGGGTGCTTGcccactgcctgctgctgctgagcttgtTTGTGCTCACTGACCTCACCCTGGTGTTCACAAAGCTGCTGGTGAAGGGCTCCAGCgtgccctgctgctggaaggtTGTGCAGCCCCCTGATTCCAGTAAAAAACACGGAATGGGGGCCGTGCCAGTGGGAAGGGAAGACAAGCTGTCACGGCTATGCTTGATTAGTGCTATTAACAAAAATCAATTACTGTTTTTCTTGCTAGCAAATGTTATGACTGGTGCTGTGAACATCCTGATAGACACAATCCACAGCAAGGCTGCCTTTACATTATGCATACTGCACTTGTACATGTTTTTTAACTGTTTAATTATGTATGTATTGCATGCCAGAAATATAGTATTAAAGTTTTGGTGA
- the MYO19 gene encoding unconventional myosin-XIX isoform X5, protein MPKQENGQREDSLIQNDLSESFEEEVRAFLSDEEKLHLFDDLTKVNPVTTRTVLKCLQARYGVNLFYTNAGCSLVALNPFQPVSCLYSPELMREYHIALCPQDLKPHIFAVAEQTYRNVQKQMDPVNQSIIVSGESGAGKTWTSRCLMKFYASVAASAISPKGNETVERIEKRVLDSNPVMEAFGNACTLRNNNSSRFGKYIQLQLDRFHHLTGASIQTFLLEKTRVAYQAPNERNFHIFYQITKGATAEERLEWNLPEGAEYRWLPNFERNLDEDCFEVTREAMFHLGIGRATQSNIFKVLSGLLHLGNVQFCSPVDESQPCELEDKTKGFVKTTGDLLKIPVEELLESLRIRTITAGRQQQVFKKPCSRAECETRRDCLAKVIYARLFEWLVLVINENIYTDPSAWTSFIGLLDVYGFEAFPENNLEQLCINYANEKLQQHFVAHYLKAQQEEYAAEGLQWSFINYQDNQNCLDLIEGNPLSIFSLLNEALHTQSSSKGVSSEQSLQH, encoded by the exons ATGCCAAAGcag GAAAATGGCCAAAGGGAAGATTCTCTCATCCAGAATGACCTCAGTGAATCATTTGAAGAGGAAGTTAGAGCCTTCCTCAGTGATGAAGAGAAACTGCATCTTTTTGACGACCTCACGAAAGTGAATCCGGTGACAACCAGGACAG TTCTGAAATGTCTTCAAGCAAGATACGGAGTCAACCTGTTCTATACAAatgctggctgcagcctggtGGCTTTAAATCCTTTCCAGCCTGTCTCCTGCCTCTACTCACCTGAGCTCATGAGGGAGTACCACATTGCACTTTGTCCTCAG GATTTAAAACCTCACATCTTTGCAGTGGCTGAGCAAACCTACAGGAATGTCCAAAAGCAGATGGACCCTGTGAACCAGTCCATCATTGTGAGTGGAGAAAGTGGTGCTGGGAAG ACCTGGACCTCTCGCTGCCTTATGAAATTCTATGCCTCTGTTGCTGCCTCAGCTATCTCCCCAAAAGGCAACGAAACTGTGGAAAGGATAGAGAAGAGAGTGCTGGATTCCAACCCTGTCATGGAAGCATTTG GGAATGCCTGCACCCTGCGGAATAACAACAGCAGCAGGTTTGGGAAATACATCCAGCTGCAGCTAGACAG ATTCCATCATCTGACTGGTGCTTCCATCCAGACTTTCCTTCTGGAGAAGACCAGAGTTGCCTATCAGGCCCCCAATGAAAGAAACTTCCATATTTTTTATCAG ATCACAAAAGGTGCCACtgcagaggagaggctggagtggAACCTTCCAGAAGGGGCCGAGTACCGCTGGCTGCCAAACTTTGAAAGAAACTTAGATG AGGACTGCTTCGAGGTGACCAGAGAGGCAATGTTCCACCTGGGCATCGGCCGTGCCACGCAGAGCAATATTTTCAAG GTGTTATCAGGCCTTCTGCACCTTGGGAATGTTCAATTCTGTAGTCCAGTGGATGAATCTCAGCCTTGTGAACTGGAAGACAAAACCAAAG GGTTTGTGAAGACCACGGGGGATCTGCTCAAGATTCCCGtcgaggagctgctggaatctTTAAGGATTCGAACAATCActgctggaaggcagcagcaagTGTTCAAGAagccctgctccagagctgagTGTGAGACCAGGAGGGACTGCCTGGCCAAAGTCATCTATGCCAG GTTGTTTGAGTGGCTGGTTTTGGTCATAAATGAAAACATCTACACAGATCCCTCAGCGTGGACCAGCTTCATAG GTTTGTTGGATGTTTATGGATTTGAAGCCTTCCCTGAAAACAACTTGGAGCAGCTCTGTATTAATTATGCCAACGagaaactgcagcagcactttGTAGCTCACTACCTGAAGGCACAGCAG GAAGAATATGCAGCTGAAGGCCTGCAGTGGTCATTCATAAACTACCAGGATAACCAGAACTGCCTTGATCTGATAGAGGGAAATCCTCTCagcattttttccctgctgaatGAG GCCTTGCATACTCAAAGCAGCTCTAAAG GAGTGTCGTCTGAACAGAGCCTCCAACACTGA
- the MYO19 gene encoding unconventional myosin-XIX isoform X4: MPKQENGQREDSLIQNDLSESFEEEVRAFLSDEEKLHLFDDLTKVNPVTTRTVLKCLQARYGVNLFYTNAGCSLVALNPFQPVSCLYSPELMREYHIALCPQDLKPHIFAVAEQTYRNVQKQMDPVNQSIIVSGESGAGKTWTSRCLMKFYASVAASAISPKGNETVERIEKRVLDSNPVMEAFGNACTLRNNNSSRFGKYIQLQLDRFHHLTGASIQTFLLEKTRVAYQAPNERNFHIFYQITKGATAEERLEWNLPEGAEYRWLPNFERNLDEDCFEVTREAMFHLGIGRATQSNIFKVLSGLLHLGNVQFCSPVDESQPCELEDKTKGFVKTTGDLLKIPVEELLESLRIRTITAGRQQQVFKKPCSRAECETRRDCLAKVIYARLFEWLVLVINENIYTDPSAWTSFIGLLDVYGFEAFPENNLEQLCINYANEKLQQHFVAHYLKAQQEEYAAEGLQWSFINYQDNQNCLDLIEGNPLSIFSLLNEALHTQSSSKGKMAMISILNVVAFRASPLGQIRDAAVVCVLCRSVV, from the exons ATGCCAAAGcag GAAAATGGCCAAAGGGAAGATTCTCTCATCCAGAATGACCTCAGTGAATCATTTGAAGAGGAAGTTAGAGCCTTCCTCAGTGATGAAGAGAAACTGCATCTTTTTGACGACCTCACGAAAGTGAATCCGGTGACAACCAGGACAG TTCTGAAATGTCTTCAAGCAAGATACGGAGTCAACCTGTTCTATACAAatgctggctgcagcctggtGGCTTTAAATCCTTTCCAGCCTGTCTCCTGCCTCTACTCACCTGAGCTCATGAGGGAGTACCACATTGCACTTTGTCCTCAG GATTTAAAACCTCACATCTTTGCAGTGGCTGAGCAAACCTACAGGAATGTCCAAAAGCAGATGGACCCTGTGAACCAGTCCATCATTGTGAGTGGAGAAAGTGGTGCTGGGAAG ACCTGGACCTCTCGCTGCCTTATGAAATTCTATGCCTCTGTTGCTGCCTCAGCTATCTCCCCAAAAGGCAACGAAACTGTGGAAAGGATAGAGAAGAGAGTGCTGGATTCCAACCCTGTCATGGAAGCATTTG GGAATGCCTGCACCCTGCGGAATAACAACAGCAGCAGGTTTGGGAAATACATCCAGCTGCAGCTAGACAG ATTCCATCATCTGACTGGTGCTTCCATCCAGACTTTCCTTCTGGAGAAGACCAGAGTTGCCTATCAGGCCCCCAATGAAAGAAACTTCCATATTTTTTATCAG ATCACAAAAGGTGCCACtgcagaggagaggctggagtggAACCTTCCAGAAGGGGCCGAGTACCGCTGGCTGCCAAACTTTGAAAGAAACTTAGATG AGGACTGCTTCGAGGTGACCAGAGAGGCAATGTTCCACCTGGGCATCGGCCGTGCCACGCAGAGCAATATTTTCAAG GTGTTATCAGGCCTTCTGCACCTTGGGAATGTTCAATTCTGTAGTCCAGTGGATGAATCTCAGCCTTGTGAACTGGAAGACAAAACCAAAG GGTTTGTGAAGACCACGGGGGATCTGCTCAAGATTCCCGtcgaggagctgctggaatctTTAAGGATTCGAACAATCActgctggaaggcagcagcaagTGTTCAAGAagccctgctccagagctgagTGTGAGACCAGGAGGGACTGCCTGGCCAAAGTCATCTATGCCAG GTTGTTTGAGTGGCTGGTTTTGGTCATAAATGAAAACATCTACACAGATCCCTCAGCGTGGACCAGCTTCATAG GTTTGTTGGATGTTTATGGATTTGAAGCCTTCCCTGAAAACAACTTGGAGCAGCTCTGTATTAATTATGCCAACGagaaactgcagcagcactttGTAGCTCACTACCTGAAGGCACAGCAG GAAGAATATGCAGCTGAAGGCCTGCAGTGGTCATTCATAAACTACCAGGATAACCAGAACTGCCTTGATCTGATAGAGGGAAATCCTCTCagcattttttccctgctgaatGAG GCCTTGCATACTCAAAGCAGCTCTAAAGGTAAAATGGCTATGatttcaattttaaatgttGTAGCTTTTAGAGCCAGTCCTTTGGGACAAATACGAGATGCTGCAGTTGTGTGTGTCCTTTGCAGGAGTGTCGTCTGA